Proteins found in one Synergistetes bacterium HGW-Synergistetes-1 genomic segment:
- the queD gene encoding 6-carboxytetrahydropterin synthase QueD, protein MFLCREFKFDAAHNLVNYHGKCENLHGHTYRLAVMLKGQPDDEGMVFDFVELKKHVTELVLSKLDHAYINDILPQPTAEYIAMWIFKILDKPLKRDNCELYEVKVWETESSSVICRREDV, encoded by the coding sequence ATGTTTCTTTGCAGGGAATTCAAATTTGACGCAGCCCATAATCTTGTAAACTATCACGGAAAATGTGAGAACCTCCACGGCCATACATACAGGCTTGCGGTCATGTTAAAAGGGCAGCCTGACGATGAAGGTATGGTATTTGATTTTGTGGAGCTCAAAAAGCATGTCACAGAGCTTGTCTTATCAAAGCTGGATCATGCTTATATCAATGACATACTGCCTCAGCCGACAGCAGAGTATATTGCTATGTGGATATTTAAAATACTGGACAAGCCGCTAAAACGCGATAACTGTGAGCTATACGAGGTCAAAGTCTGGGAGACAGAAAGCTCATCTGTTATTTGCCGCAGGGAGGATGTCTAG
- a CDS encoding GTP cyclohydrolase I FolE2, producing the protein MRDVQSEHDKRNIAIDKVGIRGLSWPIQVLDRSNGIQDTVANVSLSVFLPRDYRGTHMSRFIEVLGEQENQVTFHNMENLLKMLQKRLDADEAHADFEFPYFITKKAPVSGAPGRMRYDVRFFAELKGSKFDLITELTAPIQTLCPCSKEISDRGAHNQRAHAKISVRMKTFVWIEELAEAADLCASAPVYSILKREDEKAVTEKAYANPRFVEDSVRELSIAMEKDHRITWYSVSVTSHESIHNHDAFASVERSKN; encoded by the coding sequence GTGCGTGATGTTCAGAGTGAGCATGACAAAAGGAATATTGCGATAGACAAAGTTGGCATAAGAGGTCTGTCCTGGCCGATACAGGTCCTTGACCGTTCAAATGGTATCCAGGATACTGTCGCAAATGTCAGCCTTTCTGTTTTTCTGCCTCGTGACTATAGGGGAACGCATATGAGCCGTTTTATTGAAGTGCTGGGAGAACAGGAAAATCAGGTCACATTTCACAACATGGAGAATCTTCTTAAGATGCTCCAGAAGAGGCTTGACGCGGATGAAGCCCATGCTGATTTTGAATTTCCCTATTTTATTACAAAAAAAGCTCCTGTAAGCGGTGCTCCAGGACGAATGAGATATGATGTCCGTTTCTTCGCGGAACTTAAGGGCAGCAAGTTTGATCTCATAACTGAACTTACAGCTCCTATTCAGACATTGTGTCCCTGCTCAAAAGAGATATCGGACAGAGGAGCGCACAACCAAAGAGCACATGCAAAGATCTCAGTAAGGATGAAGACTTTTGTTTGGATCGAAGAACTTGCCGAGGCGGCTGATCTCTGCGCCTCTGCTCCGGTCTACAGTATACTTAAACGCGAGGACGAGAAAGCAGTAACAGAAAAAGCATATGCCAATCCCCGTTTTGTGGAGGATTCGGTCCGTGAACTATCAATTGCGATGGAAAAAGATCACAGGATAACATGGTACAGCGTTTCTGTGACAAGCCACGAAAGCATACATAATCATGATGCTTTCGCCAGTGTAGAGAGGAGCAAAAATTAG
- a CDS encoding dihydrodipicolinate synthase family protein, with protein sequence MKITGIFAPVPTPFASDGSLDIEAWKINLRIWKESALDGIVICGSNGEMPFVTQEERVVLTEIAAEEAEGKLMLMAGAHFPSTRETISCAKVLASAGAGSLLLLPPHYFKGNQTAILNYFIEVADNSPVPIFIYNMPANTGVDIETETIISASRHSNIKGIKDTSGNMTKLGYLAAAAPEDFSVFGGTGNWFLAALSMGACGGTMAASILYPNTCRKIYTSFHENNLKEAMELQAKLLPVSDALTRRFGVPGLKAALDSKGMKGGPCRSPLLPVSEEVKKEIIKILDNSGLDKYETWRG encoded by the coding sequence GTGAAAATAACAGGCATTTTCGCACCCGTCCCGACGCCCTTCGCGTCGGACGGATCGCTTGACATAGAAGCGTGGAAGATCAACTTAAGGATATGGAAAGAGTCAGCTCTGGACGGCATCGTAATATGCGGATCGAACGGGGAAATGCCTTTTGTGACACAGGAGGAACGTGTTGTATTAACTGAGATTGCCGCGGAAGAAGCTGAAGGCAAGCTCATGCTTATGGCTGGAGCACACTTCCCATCGACTCGTGAAACTATTTCGTGCGCAAAGGTTCTCGCATCTGCCGGCGCCGGATCACTTCTGCTGCTTCCCCCGCACTACTTCAAAGGGAATCAGACAGCAATATTAAATTATTTTATTGAAGTCGCCGATAATTCCCCGGTTCCGATATTCATTTATAACATGCCGGCAAATACCGGGGTCGACATAGAGACAGAAACGATAATATCAGCTTCGCGACATTCAAATATCAAGGGGATAAAAGACACTTCAGGAAACATGACCAAGCTGGGGTACCTTGCCGCAGCCGCTCCTGAAGATTTTTCGGTTTTCGGAGGCACAGGCAACTGGTTCCTTGCAGCCCTTTCAATGGGTGCCTGCGGAGGCACGATGGCTGCATCTATCCTATATCCCAACACATGCAGAAAAATATACACCTCCTTCCATGAAAACAACTTGAAAGAGGCAATGGAGCTGCAGGCTAAGCTCCTGCCGGTAAGTGATGCGCTGACTCGCAGATTCGGCGTACCTGGACTTAAGGCAGCGCTTGACAGCAAGGGCATGAAAGGCGGCCCCTGCAGATCGCCGCTGCTCCCTGTATCTGAAGAAGTAAAAAAAGAGATCATTAAGATACTGGATAATTCCGGTCTGGATAAATATGAGACATGGAGAGGTTAA
- a CDS encoding flavodoxin family protein, giving the protein MEDKKVLTLLLGSPRIGGNTEKLADALAEGAAEKGYEVKKVHLAALTLKGCLDCRKCWSTGKPCIQNDDMDQVYPDIEAASVIAFVSPLYFYSWTSQIKPVWDRLLPYYMPGALRTTPSKKAILLAAAGDTEERVFDGMRASFKLATNFLGWEVLGEICAPDIYSRGDIEAKGVKWIEEAKELGASL; this is encoded by the coding sequence ATGGAAGATAAAAAAGTTCTCACCCTGCTTCTGGGAAGTCCCAGAATCGGAGGCAACACAGAAAAGTTAGCTGACGCCCTGGCGGAGGGAGCCGCTGAAAAAGGTTATGAAGTCAAAAAAGTCCATCTTGCGGCTTTAACACTCAAAGGATGTCTCGATTGCAGAAAGTGCTGGAGCACAGGCAAGCCCTGCATACAAAACGACGACATGGATCAGGTCTACCCTGATATAGAGGCGGCCTCTGTTATAGCATTTGTTTCCCCTCTATATTTTTATTCCTGGACCTCACAGATCAAGCCAGTGTGGGACAGGCTCCTGCCCTACTACATGCCCGGAGCGCTACGCACAACTCCGTCCAAAAAAGCGATACTACTGGCAGCAGCCGGTGATACGGAAGAGCGTGTATTCGACGGAATGCGTGCTTCGTTCAAGCTCGCGACTAATTTTCTGGGATGGGAAGTGTTAGGGGAAATCTGCGCACCTGACATTTACTCAAGGGGAGATATCGAAGCCAAGGGAGTTAAATGGATTGAGGAAGCAAAAGAACTAGGTGCTTCACTATAG